A genome region from Blautia coccoides includes the following:
- a CDS encoding polysaccharide deacetylase family protein — MKNKKKTAGILLLTCILGAVLIFVPKYIFSAVKASMDTYNNKKEALKEDHWVYNDSGRKFVYHDGVVIENTWREVDGTRYYFDDEGYVKTGWVTDKGKRYYLKENGTPASGWVQPEGESWYYLDESGVPKTGWVKNDEKWYYLKDDGTMATGWIDVDGKSYYLQDDGSMASGWVERDGNRYYLDSSGSISTGWKEIEDSWYYFRDEDGAMMIGWVTSDGTNFFLDSEGKMVTNSWEEKDGKKYYLGEDGKPQTGWVTMDGKKYYLKEDGTLAGKGWIEDNGKWYYLKSNGTANTGWLQIGKDWYYLNKDGSMATGWITVDGKAYFLKDNGVWDSKAAAKTAAAGSGPMVALTFDDGPGKYTERILDTLQANGAKATFFMLGKNVSNYPDAVKKMDSMGCELANHTYDHVSLDSLDASGVQDEVGSTNSSIAAITGHGATLVRPPYGAYNSTTKSNVGLPMILWSVDTLDWKTRDAQSTYDAVMAAQDGDVILMHDIHGPTADAVDMIVPALKAKGFQMVTVSELAAAKGISLGEGIAYGALR, encoded by the coding sequence ATGAAAAACAAAAAGAAAACCGCGGGCATCCTTCTGCTGACCTGCATCCTGGGAGCCGTGCTGATTTTTGTGCCAAAGTATATTTTTTCTGCGGTAAAAGCCAGCATGGACACCTACAACAACAAGAAGGAAGCCCTGAAGGAAGACCACTGGGTCTATAATGACTCCGGCAGGAAATTCGTCTATCACGACGGTGTTGTCATTGAGAACACCTGGCGTGAAGTGGACGGGACCCGCTACTATTTCGACGATGAAGGGTATGTTAAAACCGGATGGGTTACCGATAAGGGTAAGCGGTATTACCTGAAGGAAAACGGCACTCCCGCATCCGGCTGGGTACAGCCCGAAGGAGAATCCTGGTATTATCTGGATGAAAGCGGAGTTCCCAAGACCGGCTGGGTCAAAAATGACGAAAAGTGGTACTATCTGAAGGATGACGGAACCATGGCTACCGGATGGATAGACGTGGACGGCAAGAGCTATTATCTGCAGGATGACGGCTCAATGGCCTCGGGATGGGTAGAGCGTGACGGCAACCGCTACTATCTGGACAGCAGTGGGTCCATAAGTACCGGCTGGAAAGAGATCGAGGATTCCTGGTATTACTTCCGTGATGAAGACGGTGCTATGATGATCGGATGGGTCACCTCTGACGGCACCAATTTCTTCCTGGACAGTGAAGGCAAGATGGTCACGAACTCCTGGGAAGAAAAAGACGGAAAGAAATATTATCTCGGTGAAGACGGCAAGCCTCAGACCGGCTGGGTGACAATGGATGGTAAGAAATACTATCTGAAGGAAGACGGTACCCTGGCAGGAAAAGGCTGGATAGAGGACAACGGTAAATGGTACTACCTGAAGAGTAACGGTACTGCTAATACCGGATGGCTCCAGATCGGAAAAGACTGGTACTATCTGAACAAAGACGGCAGTATGGCAACAGGATGGATCACAGTTGACGGCAAAGCGTATTTCCTGAAAGACAATGGTGTCTGGGACAGCAAAGCAGCGGCAAAAACTGCCGCTGCGGGTTCCGGCCCAATGGTTGCCCTCACATTCGATGACGGTCCCGGAAAATACACGGAAAGAATTCTTGATACACTGCAGGCAAACGGGGCAAAAGCAACCTTTTTCATGCTTGGCAAGAATGTTTCAAATTATCCTGACGCAGTCAAAAAAATGGACAGTATGGGCTGTGAGCTGGCTAACCACACATATGATCACGTTAGCCTGGATTCCCTGGATGCCTCAGGTGTACAGGACGAGGTAGGTTCCACCAACAGCAGCATAGCAGCTATCACGGGACATGGAGCTACCCTGGTACGTCCACCCTACGGCGCCTATAATTCCACCACCAAGTCCAATGTGGGGCTTCCCATGATCCTCTGGTCTGTGGATACACTGGACTGGAAAACCAGAGACGCGCAGAGCACTTACGACGCGGTCATGGCTGCCCAGGATGGAGATGTGATCCTCATGCATGATATCCACGGTCCCACTGCAGATGCAGTAGATATGATCGTACCGGCGCTTAAAGCCAAAGGCTTCCAAATGGTCACTGTCAGTGAACTGGCTGCTGCCAAAGGAATCTCTCTGGGCGAAGGCATTGCATACGGCGCTCTCAGATAA
- a CDS encoding SH3 domain-containing protein, whose protein sequence is MLDNFREWLSDNLRYILLGLAILVVLVVLFFGIKALTGGASDKDKKPDAQTEQQKGSDDTKKSKDSDADAKAQDEKKEDENSLEKNAYPEVNSLIDAFYTAWGDKNVDRMKELTDSFDATDEAKVLNATYIESYSNINVYTKKGLTDDSYVVFVSYDLKFTDVATPAPGLAQLYVVKKDDKYTIHNDKSDTEVNEYIDKTNQDEDVKKLISEVETNLNKAMESDADLKAFEEQLGQETSMASMADNGSTLTTQDVCNMRSEAGTDGEILQELQAGTKVTKVDNAENNWIQVEYNGQTGYIFGDLLQ, encoded by the coding sequence ATGTTAGACAATTTCAGAGAATGGCTTTCAGACAATCTGAGGTATATTCTTCTGGGTCTGGCTATTTTGGTCGTTCTGGTGGTTCTGTTTTTCGGCATTAAAGCCCTGACGGGTGGAGCTTCTGATAAAGATAAGAAGCCGGATGCGCAGACAGAGCAGCAGAAAGGGTCTGACGATACCAAGAAATCGAAAGATTCTGATGCTGATGCAAAAGCACAGGACGAGAAAAAAGAGGATGAAAACTCTTTGGAGAAAAATGCATACCCTGAAGTAAATTCTTTGATTGATGCATTTTATACAGCCTGGGGCGATAAAAATGTTGACCGTATGAAGGAGCTTACGGACAGTTTTGACGCCACAGATGAAGCGAAAGTATTGAATGCTACTTATATTGAAAGTTACAGTAATATCAATGTATATACAAAAAAAGGTCTCACGGATGACAGCTATGTAGTATTTGTGTCCTATGATCTGAAGTTTACGGATGTAGCTACACCAGCTCCGGGACTTGCGCAGCTTTATGTGGTCAAAAAGGATGATAAATATACGATCCACAATGACAAGAGTGATACAGAGGTCAATGAATATATTGACAAGACCAATCAGGATGAGGATGTAAAGAAGCTGATCAGCGAGGTGGAGACCAACCTGAATAAAGCTATGGAATCGGATGCTGATCTGAAAGCATTTGAGGAACAGCTGGGACAGGAGACCAGTATGGCGTCCATGGCAGACAACGGTTCAACATTGACAACACAGGATGTCTGCAATATGCGTTCTGAGGCGGGAACAGACGGAGAAATCCTTCAGGAACTGCAGGCGGGAACAAAAGTGACAAAGGTTGACAATGCAGAGAACAATTGGATCCAAGTAGAATATAACGGTCAGACCGGTTATATTTTCGGAGATTTATTACAGTAA
- a CDS encoding DUF5688 family protein, with translation MDYKTFTQEILSSLRKKAGEKTVTLHRIEKNNGKILDAVTIMERGANIAPTIYLADFYDFFKHGMSLEEVALKILELNTERQLEEGEFQNAGFEDYKRARSHICYKLINFEMNRKLLKNVPYIPYLDLAVVFYYRLDEEILNGANFLVHNCNLESWGITLQEIYDDAHKNTSRRLPFTFQGMEALIRQMTGEDDFLSFGLQKKEQMYILTNEEKYYGAAVILYPHVLSHISRLLHSNFFVLPSSIHECILVPDSGQFTKKELETMVREVNETQVEDEEVLSQNVYYYDSKKEALIL, from the coding sequence ATGGACTACAAAACATTTACACAGGAGATACTCAGCAGCCTGAGGAAAAAAGCCGGAGAAAAGACAGTCACTCTACACAGGATCGAGAAAAACAATGGAAAGATTCTGGACGCTGTCACGATCATGGAGAGAGGGGCAAACATCGCGCCTACCATTTATCTGGCAGATTTTTATGACTTTTTCAAACACGGCATGTCTTTGGAGGAGGTGGCACTTAAAATCTTGGAGCTTAACACAGAGAGGCAGTTGGAGGAGGGAGAGTTTCAAAATGCTGGATTTGAAGATTACAAGAGGGCGAGAAGCCATATCTGCTACAAACTGATCAACTTTGAAATGAACAGGAAACTTCTGAAAAATGTACCCTATATCCCCTATCTTGATCTGGCTGTTGTATTTTATTACCGGCTTGATGAGGAAATCCTGAACGGGGCAAATTTTCTGGTTCATAACTGTAATCTGGAATCCTGGGGGATAACGCTTCAGGAAATATATGATGACGCCCATAAAAATACAAGCCGCCGACTGCCTTTTACCTTTCAGGGAATGGAGGCACTGATCCGGCAGATGACAGGAGAAGATGATTTTTTGTCTTTTGGTCTTCAGAAAAAGGAGCAGATGTATATCCTTACCAATGAAGAGAAATATTACGGTGCTGCGGTGATCCTCTATCCCCATGTACTGTCCCACATTAGCAGACTTCTGCACAGCAATTTCTTCGTGCTGCCCAGCAGCATTCATGAATGTATTCTTGTGCCTGATTCCGGGCAGTTTACCAAAAAAGAATTGGAGACTATGGTCAGGGAGGTCAATGAGACCCAGGTGGAGGACGAGGAGGTCCTGTCCCAAAATGTTTACTATTATGACAGCAAAAAGGAGGCGCTAATCCTGTAA